Below is a genomic region from Rhododendron vialii isolate Sample 1 chromosome 5a, ASM3025357v1.
attttttacttatagtttaatttttttaatttttacggGGCGGGGCAGGTAAACCCATTCCCCGATCGAGGCGGGGACGGGGGTACCCCAAAAAAATCCAGTCGGGGTCGAGGCAGGTAATGATTTTCGGGTCGGGGTCAGGGTATGCAAAAACCcaccccgccccgccccgccccgttgccattcctacatattccccttccttttcaaaactttaaaacAATTATCTTTCAAGTTCTTATGCATTTTTAACATTCAAACAATAAACACACTTCTATTTATACTTAGAGTAAGTAAGTAGGGGTAttttacatatacttagagttagAGAGTAAGGAAGTTCTACCGTTCTttttggcggtagtgacgactacggagGAAAGAAGATACGTCGGAGGTCGAACGGAGTACTTCCTACGGCAAGCTtgcggtagcttcgaaagagaaaaggtttttctcgaaactagttcttgactatactactaaactttttagatcgaaagggtggtcgagtggtggtttagtggcggcctaggatgagtgtcttgaagaactcaagaacaaagaagaacaagcaagaatacaagaatttctagagagagaagttggaaggtgaaggtgtgagttgaatggtgagtgatgggtgctatttatagaaaaagtttgggctctctctcccctccatatggccggccatctctctctctctcttgctctcattGTGTTGCAAATCATGCTTGAAAGCATGCTAAGTcaattctctcattggtcaTTCCAAATCTTTAAGCATAAGGCTATAAACTAACTAGGGTCTTATGCTTTCTAGGGTAAATCAAGGTGATTATagtctaggttggcaagtcttgCAAGTAAGAAAGAAATGATAGCTAGGCTAGAGAGTAGTCTTCCTATGTCTAGTCAATCttaggtctaggttgtagtcaattcCTAGGTTGATTACAGGCTAAGATTGTGTGCTTGAATAGGTCTAAGAATGAGTTGTCAAATTGTACTTAGGCTTGAGTGTGAAATTGGTAAAAGAGGTAGCTTGCTAGAGTgtacaaaacacatgcacacacttcACTCCTCTCTCTtactctcggcctctctccctctctcctcttggctctctctctctctctctctctctagaatcatgtgcatatgtgtgtatatatatatatatatatatatatatatatatatatatatatatataagcctTGGAGGATAActattaggtttaaggctattagtcttagggttgcatgcatgacaagtctaagtttgcttcttttggaagcaaaatgatggcttcctatggtccatgatttgtcttgtcaaatcacaTATTCATTGGCAAATTCTAATGTCCATTATCCAAGGAATAAAAATTTTTctaacaattattatccaatgggtagaaGAATATTGATGATAAGTAAGGTTGAAATGACTAGACATAAAGTATAATGATTACTTCCCTAGATCCAAAAGGTTCAAGTATGGTtggaaaggttcataaggttcaccTAAGGTTAGGGGAAAGTAATTAAGTGAAATGGTAGTTAGGTTTTCCTAACTAATTGGTTGAAAACTAATCCTACTTGCCATATAGAATTTCTAgctaagaaatataattttagaattttatttaacttgctaagaaaatatacaagtgatacttgtctttagaaaataaCTAAATTGTCCGagacgaaaagatataattttataaatctcaaatctaattatgacggattattaaaaataaaaatggaattttaaaagaaatccaagtaattaaaataaaatttaaatatttaacgaaatttttatttatcgaaaatcaAGGTcgttacacacacacacacacacacacacactctctctctctctctctcaaacatacacacacacacactcatcccttgttttttatgaGGATGCAGCGAATGCAAGGATCTCTATCCCTGCTCAATGTCGCTGAGTTTCCAATATGCCAAAAAATCAAATGTATACAATGGTTGCATATCTGTTGCAAGATTAGTTATGCTTTAAGTCAACCCAAACATGTTAGGGCAGACTAAAACGACACGACTTAAAACAATACGGCCCGatccgacacgacacgattaagtaaacgagccggcacatcttgacacgattgaaaacggcacgacatgatttaagaacacgggtcggcacgacacaacatgatttaagaaaatgagccggcatgacacgacacgattgaaaacggcatGACACGACACAATTTAAGAAAACAGGCCTGTACGACACGACATGATTTCAGAAACAGACcggcatgacacgacacgattgacaaaTGGCAcagcacgacatgacacgatttaagtaaacgggccggcacagcacgacacaaAACATGGTTAGCACGAAGTTAAACGGGCCGTGCCGATTTGACACCACTACATGCAACTACTATGCACTCTCATTTAACGACGACATCCCATCTTTAAATTCTGGCTCCATCACTGAATATTTGTCTAGCttttctattttgtccttagtaagttttttttttcgtgtttgttagttttgcgtcaagtttagtagattattgattcgtttcgacgagagaaatttgACAAGTACTCCATCCATCCCTATTTAAATATCCTCTATTCTATTTTAGGTTGTTCCaaaataagtgtctattttgaaaagttaattgaTAAAGTGGAGGATAATTTttggaaagtggaggtaaaagttgatatggAAAGTGTAAAGTGGAGAGAAAGTTAGATGGAAAAAGTGTAAAGTAGAGTTGAAAGTTGATTCCTAAAATTGCATGTTCGTCAAATTAAGACATTTAAAAAAGGATGGAAGGAGTAATAAAGTAGGAAATAAAGGAGATTATTTTGTAGGCCTATTTTGAAATCTTTAGGCCTATTTTGGCCAAATTAtccaaaatgaatttattttgatctttatttaaatttttttcgcatttgttaattttgtgttgattttttatggattatgatgagagaaatctaaaaagtaagaaataaaatccaaatccatttttttttgaataaagacgaaaataaggtgttttttggcttatttttgttattatttaaaaaaacttgGGTTtcgaagcaataattcacaaaaaattgacgcaaaattaccaaatgcaaaaaaaattatcaatgataacaaaaaatatttggccaaaatatgatttcaaaaaaatttgagtttggatcaaaattttttcctttttctcattgaaacgaattaataattcaaaaaaatttaatgcgaaattaacaaatacaaattttcttttaataagattaaaaaataaaccactTGACTTTGTTTAGTCAAAACAAGCCTTtagtagagagagaaggcagaAAGAGGAGGATTTGAGTTCTGTGAACCTGTACAATATTTTAACATGTGGCAGACGACGCAAATGGGATGGGGTCTTTCGTCCTTTAAATGTTGGGTTGTGCTAGGGataaagaaaatagacaaagaaaAGACCTTTAAAGTGTACACGAACCGCTCAGATTTACTGTGCAGTAAATCTGAGAGGTAAATCTGAGcactttagagcatctccagccttcacccatatttttcctcaaatttgagtcaaattttgggtaaaaacccattttaggtagacacatctccaacaatcaaacccaaattttacacatctccctctttctctctctctaactagctgTTGGAGAAATgagtcaaggcaaaagttgtctcagatttggacaaaaaaatgggtaagacccaaaatggggaagggtttgggtcaaagattagagagagatttttgtgatttttgccccatttttaaatttgagtcttaaaatgggtcaaggctggagatgctcttaaggatcttttttttgcccattttctttgcacttggCATTTCTCTTAAATGTTGGTTCTAGTTCTACTATAGGAAAAGGTGAATGGGGTCAAGCTTGTCATTTTGTGTTATACTAGCTGGAGCCATCAATGcagttgttcggctaaataagctgcataacttatttttttatttttattcaaatttttttcgcatgtgttagtttttcgtcaattttttggagattattatttcgtcatgacgaaaggaatctaaaaagtaaaaaattacgatcgaaacataattttttttgaataaagacaaataagccaataagccaattttttcgtctttattcaaaaaaaattgaatttcaattgtaatttcttaatttttaggttcctctcatcatgacgaagcaataatccccaaaaaaattgacagaaaattaacgaatgcaaaaaaaatttgaataaggacacaaaaaataagtcacttggcttattaGCTAAACAACCCAGACATAGGATTTAACTTCCATGGCAGAGTACAAAAAGTTGCGCGCGTGTATGACACTATAGTCAGCCCAAGGGACTGACAGTAGAGGGACTGTAAAAACAATACATTTGCAAACTAGAGCAATTTTGTTTAttctccttaaaagagggtgaacattatcctcccTCTTATTGATTGATATGATGTAGGTCTCACCCATACAGTACCCTTTTTGGTAaacatgacatcattttgtagtGGAATCCAtaccatttcaactaataagaaggagagtaatgttcaccctctattaagagggtgaacaaaactcaactcctttGGAAACTCATAGGGGCGTTTCCGCTAAGCGATAAATTATGGACTATTTGTAATTTATTAAcgtcaagttgtttccactaaattATAAATGGTAAAAAATACATCAGTTAGTAGAAGAAAatgttttggatattttagtttttggaaACAACATAacttttgacccaaaaaaaaaaatagtttagtATGTGGAGACACTAAAATTTCGGGGGCTATTTACGTTTAggtatagaaaataaaaagtaattcCCTCCAAGTCACctccaattaatgaaacactaaaacccagtaaaagtgcctaaaatcctaaaccctaaaagtgtctaaaccctaGAGTACCTGTGAAAATGTCTAAATCGCTAAAGCTTGTACGTTGTTTCTATTATTCTACAAATATAAAAGAATATACTCCAAGCATTTCAAACGTGTTAATAAGTGCCGGTGGGTGCTAttcaacaaaattcaaaataatacaGCAAAAAGAACACAGTCAATTCAAGCTGAATAGCggctcaaaaaaaaataaaaattcaagctGAATAAACAATACAGTCAACTCAAACTGAATAAGCCCTTGGAGTCCATAATTTCTTGTTTTGACAAAAGCTCAGAGAGAAAGGACAATTCAACTACATGAACGTTTTACACAGCCTCGCTCGCAAGGGCAAGGGCAATTCCAattcagctctctctctctctctcaagaatgTAGTCACTAGTGGAGAAGACAAACTGTACACAAAGATTAAACTTCATGTTATGTCCCTCAGGAAACTGTATGCTGGTTAATCAGGAGAATGCTTCAAAGCCCGAAAAGTTCAAGATAATTCCATTTTCCCAAATGCAGCATCACCAAAATACGCAGTTATGCCCTTTAAATAGCTGTTCACATAATTCTTTTCAATCTGCACAAAGCTTTTGATATGTAAAAGAAGCTCCCAGCAAGTCGATATAAACATCCCCTATGAACATATATCATTCAGTGAAATGGATACCTCAACACATAATGGAGGAGAAGACAGCCATGAAAGTTCTTCCACTTGGAGCAAATCCACATTCCGCGGTAAGAACATAATGATGTTAGGCGTTATTGTTTGAGCAATTTGAAACAATGAGTACCTGCAGAAATAAATAAGGAAGAAAATATAAAGATACATGTCTcggaaagaagaagataaataagaaaccaaaaaacagaACTCGATACTGCAGGGATCAACAAGTACCAAATGACTGTCATCTTTCGTTTCTGGTGGCCACAATGTATCTAGAGAGCCATATTTGTTCCGACTATTTTGTGCTAATCCAGGAAGTGGTTTCATAAGTGGGACATAGGAACCTAACAATCTGCTCCCTTGCAGTGTAACATTCTCTGACCAAAGCTTCAAGAGAGAGGGTTATCTCGAACAGATGTTTCATAAAAGGACATCTACTGTTATTCAGCaatgaattagggtttacatCCTCTCTTGGCCCTTGGGTTACTGATAATGGGATTTGAAAGCACATACATTAGAAGTTAGTAAAACAGTGGACTGATCAAATTCTCCTCTTATGTACCCAAATTCGAAAATTGCTTTTACTTAATAGTTAGGATCAAGGAGAGACGTCCCGTATAAATCCAACTGCACAACTTTACTTAACTGAATGGAAGAGCAAAACTAAGCCTTCATATTCGTCATACTAATCACAAAGATATTCAGACCAACCACATAAAAATACATATTCAGACGTCCCAATTCCACATTCTAAATAAGCTCCCTTTCCTACTAAGTACTAAAATAAGGTTTAAGATAATCCCTAATGGTGAAAATGTTGGGATAAATTCGATCCCACCCGCAATGGAAGCCTAACAAAGAAATAAACACGCACAAAACACTCAATGCCTCAATGCCTCCTccacgggagagagagattccaCTATATGAAAAATAGGAGATTACAATGTGAGATGAAAAACCACCCCTCGAGCTCCTAACATCATGGCTCTACACTATATTTTTCACTCAACCCCACATCTCTATTTGTCCCTCACATCTATTCTCCTCTCACCTCATGGCTGTTGTACCCGGCAACCCTCGAAGGAGCTGCCCACTCTCCCACTCTAAGCACACATGCACACCACCTTGTAAATAGATATAGAGAACCTTCTACACGTTCAAAGTATCTAGGGCTCTTAAAATTCCTAAGCACAAatgctcttttttttggaaaggcaAGCAAACATGCTCTACAAATGCTCCTTGGAACAACAGCTGACAATTTACCCACTCTATTAACACGAGCCAATTAATGCACAAtcacttttccttttctttattaAATTGCATTTTATCATGGCAAGAAGATGCATACACTTTAAAAACATGCTGCGAAACAATCATGAGTTCACTCTACTGGAGAAGGTCCATGACTTTTTGAACTATTCTGTATGAACTACCTTATTAATGCAATTCTGACCTCCTCTCTCGGACTGTGAAAATGTCTGCATTTTCAGTTTGATATAGCAAAAGACCTAAGGGATTTAACCTTTCATTCCATCAAAGAATGGATAGACAAGAGCATCACCACGTACCCATCTTTCGGCTTCAATAAATCAAGGGTAAAATTCTTCGTTGCTTTGTATGACGGACCTCCCcatggtggagagagaaatactGCATCCCcctaacaaaacaaacactGGAATATTAAATCTATCTATGTAcaggaaaagaagggaaagcaGTAATATTAAACGTTAAAGGATCACCCAATTTGGTCTAATTTTCAGCTTCGATTAACAACATTACTGCTTTACATTTCCCAGTGAAGATAAACCTGAGTTTCTCCATGTTTGTTAGATTCTTACACAGCTCAAGTTCTGTTCACAAGGAAGGTATGTGTTCTAGAGCTCACTTTTAGGACTTCCGAACCCTCAACCTGTTAGCAAACAATTGTGTCACATGTATAACGTCTATCATTTCCtctgccttttcttttccatttctcttGAACACCATTTACTGTTTTTTCAACTGATTTCTTTAGAGAAATCAATAGGTAGTAGTAAGATAACAAAACTATGGCAGGTTGCTTCTACACAGATCCGCCCAAAACACTTCATTTTACACAGTTACAGATGTGACATGCCATCAAATATCTCACCACATCGAAGAACAAGTTAAGCACTCCCTGTATATGTGTGTGCGCTCAAAATAGAGATAAGAACTCACTTTAAATATACAGAAACATAAAAACAACACCACAGTCCGAACAGTAAAATGAACTCATGGAATTGGTACAACCTTTTTCATTTGAGTCTTTCAGAGATGGGTGGGGGCAGGGGAGCTGAAAATATTGTCGACCTCAAATTTTCGCTATCATAATAGAAGCCTTATTAGAATGCATCCAGGTAAATGAATAAAAACATCttgccatttcttttttttttggtaagtaatatCTTAACTTCCTTTACTTCTAAATTCCAATATTTTCTCATTCCAGGAGAGCAAAAGCATACCTTTAGAGAAGGAGCAAGTTGGATAAAGTCTCCAACAATGAAATCAACATAATCTTCCACGCCGTAGACTTTTGCGTTACTTAATGCCATTTCCACTTTTTGAGGATCAATGTCAATAGCAACAACATGATAGCACCTATATTACAACAGAAATACATGAGCCCACTCCCCTCCAAGTACCTGATACAGTTTGTCCCCATAAAGGAAAATATTGGTCAAATGCaagggtttctttctttttttttttataatttatccGAACACAATTCATATCAATTCAAAGAAGCCATACGGCAAAGGATTGGTTAGTTCGGGCTGATGGTAACATTAGATTCTTTATGATAAAAACCAGATCGAGAACATTTATTAACATCTGTCTTTATGTCTTTACATTCTGGACTACAGATATCCATCCGAAAACAATGACAAGGGAAACACCAAAACCATCCAACTAAGAATGAAACAAGGAAGATAAATGTCTAAGACCAGGAACGACTTCACACCGCCAATAAAGGTTGGGACAAGTGGAGTATGAAATCCAGACACTCAATCCCCTAAGGATTGGTGAAAACCCAAGTCACATATAGCAATCAATGCCGACGGATATCGAAACAACAGTGTACGATCAATTGCCTTGGGTTATTGCCCGAAAAGCATGCCTGCCGTCTTCGGGCGTGGATACGAGACACCGTCAGCTGAGGGCGCGATCGAGTTCTCACACCAAAGCAGTGGAGGGAATCTCCGAGGCAAACCTACGCTGTCACGACAGGCTCCAATCCGATTGAGAAAACCGAGAGCCAGAAATCCGTATTGGCTAGTGGATCGGTCCTACGATCGCAGTGGCCGACGACTAACCCTACCTTGCTGCTTAAATGGAAACCACCACACACACCCAGGCACCAAGGCCAAGCCCCTGCCCTTATACAACTCCGAGAGCCAAGCCCCGCAGGTGTTATTCGCCCACCACCTCAACCCTCCAGATCCAGGGGAAACCAGGACTGGAAACTCAATCCGGACAAGCCGGAGAAAACAGACAGCAGAACAAAACCCTTCACTCCTCCTCCTTTATTACTCCTAAACCCTAGCCACACCACTCCCTGCACCCCTGCACCACCACCGATGCAGCCATCAGATCTGGGGACTTGGAGGGAGCCGAGCTAGAAAGAGGAACACCGGCCAAACGGCCATGGCCTCCACACCGGTCGCACATCACAAAAGCCCCAAACTGAGGGCGAAGAAAAGGggaactggagagagagagagagagagagagagagagagagagagagagagagagagagagagagaggaaagatggaggagagggaggagaaAGGGGTGAAACCAGGGGGAGGAGGCAGACCTTAGAGCATAGGCGTCGgcagtttagagagagaaagggtcaAATGCAAGGTTAAAAATACTAATATTGGAATCCAAAAAGGAAATTACAAAGAACAAGAATCTATAATTATTGTCTACAAAGTCTTCTACTACAGGAAAGCATGCGAGATATAACTATATAATGTTTGGAGGTTTGTCTATGGGTATCCATTAGGCTAGAGCCCACAAGCATTGCATTGTTTGGCTTATCTTAACCAAAGCATCCAAAACAATACTCCAACTTGACCGCCAATTAAAAGTTCGTATTCATAAGTCGTTGGAAAACGGCATTTTGCAATGATTTGAGAATAAAATAGAGTTATGCTCTTGTACAATCGACAGACATCGGTAAACTCGTAAAATTATACGACCAAACATCCAAAAGCCCCCTGGGAGGAGAAACAAATAAGACTTGAAGCATTTTGCGAATTCAgaatatattctcaattttgtaCCATGGAATTCcacaatgaaagaaaaatggaagatCAGTACAGTCTCAGTACAGTCAATGGAGAGGTCTGTTAGGCAACTAAAAACTCGTTTAAAAACATGCAAAATCCTATGCAGATATGAATTATTGGCATAAAGGAAAACAAGATAGGGGGTGCATTGATAGACCTGAGTGAGCCTAAAGAGACTCACATAACCAACCCCAAATAACTGAGAGAAAACTTTGTTGAGTTACCTCAGTGTCCCAAAGCTCACTAACATATGGTAATACTAAGAAATCTACAACGTAACCTACTAAAAGGTAGGCAAGACCTACAAGTTAAGCATAAGCAAGACAATgtcatcaaaccaaaccaacttGACTGTCCAACCAAATGCCACACTTAactatgtttttatttttatttttttgggataataaatttattgaaacATCCTTAAGTATGTAAAGGACTCCCAATCAAGTCTGCATTAAGGGCCTGGCGTCTTCTTTGCCAAGATTGGTTTTCTATTAAATGGAATAGAGATATATGCactcacagtttgtttcttcaATAATA
It encodes:
- the LOC131326898 gene encoding uncharacterized protein LOC131326898 isoform X2, with product MALSNAKVYGVEDYVDFIVGDFIQLAPSLKGDAVFLSPPWGGPSYKATKNFTLDLLKPKDGYSLFQIAQTITPNIIMFLPRNVDLLQVEELSWLSSPPLCVEIEKNYVNSYLKGITAYFGDAAFGKMELS
- the LOC131326898 gene encoding uncharacterized protein LOC131326898 isoform X1 — protein: MKTEVPIQRKIRRSKRQRKLAKRRVKKRAKKQVKEEGVSPLVEKYWLRRYDLFSKYDEGVKLDEEGWFSVTPEEIAVRHAERSGGGVVVDCFAGVGGNSIQFAKMCYHVVAIDIDPQKVEMALSNAKVYGVEDYVDFIVGDFIQLAPSLKGDAVFLSPPWGGPSYKATKNFTLDLLKPKDGYSLFQIAQTITPNIIMFLPRNVDLLQVEELSWLSSPPLCVEIEKNYVNSYLKGITAYFGDAAFGKMELS